The Apostichopus japonicus isolate 1M-3 chromosome 20, ASM3797524v1, whole genome shotgun sequence genome contains a region encoding:
- the LOC139961923 gene encoding adhesion G protein-coupled receptor L4-like isoform X1, producing MQSIIVWYNSGESLVLVGFGLTRNVYSRMLGGHYQRYTTHSKFTILDVTPNNVLETSEVLVNITSGNGSLLLDLEEALDSITQIKDTTYEVTQNVVTVVDHVISALDVQNNERVASSSNDNQKFVEFLERQITNVQRSGMDVNISTDNLNINSFRISDSDERFNLYGDEEEVEEDVREMKMSFPSDFLSKAALIDSDFDSSELFVTVIEYFTSVSFENNFTKKEEEKELASNIFGINVEGREVKDLPTTSPIQFTFPIEQVFEIENVTSNKILVYTCSHHWDFDLNEGHGGWSSEGCFTTYVKSNSVQCNCYHLTNLCVLVHESHSKLLTSITQVGCLLSVVGRPTLWKALVITILFYIIMRKMRTKLPQKILLNLSIALLGFYLAFCYGIERREMKNKLVETIVCLSSAAVIQYLVLASMAWTCVEAMHMYLLFVKVSKTTGSYFLCKAGIFAWGSPFIIVVASLAIWKDDYIAESYCFLDRGPPLRYGFVPVIFLMFLFNGVCNVRIFQRLVCSKEMGSSKTSWRVAGFRVMNSIAIWTLLGMSWGFGFMSLAYFEINGYEGVSIFDVLFSLTLSLKGFVIFLLFCVGNKEFREIWRRTYLRVCRHGKQTAEITYPLGVNYLEEKATRFAGHSTQPSQATCATVIHNSV from the exons ATGCAAAGCATAATTGTTTGGTATAACAGTGGAGAGAGTCTGGTTCTTGTGGGGTTTGGGCTTACCAGAAATGTATACTCACGGATGTTGGGAGGACACTATCAACGCTACACCACACATTCAAAA TTCACGATATTGGATGTCACACCTAACAACGTCTTAGAAACTTCCGAGGTATTGGTCAATATAACCAGCGGAAACGGATCTCTCTTGTTAGACCTGGAGGAAGCCCTTGACAGTATTACCCAAATAAAGGACACCACGTACGAG GTGACGCAAAACGTGGTAACTGTAGTAGACCATGTAATTAGCGCCCTCGATGTGCAGAACAACGAGCGAGTGGCGTCGTCCTCCAATGACAATCAAAAGTTTGTGGAGTTTCTGGAAAGGCAGATCACAAATGTACAGAGGAGCGGAATGGACGTGAACATCTCTACAGATAATTTAAATATCAACTCTTTCAGGATTTCTGATTCTGATGAAAGATTTAATCTCTATGGCGACGAGGAGGAAGTGGAAGAAGATGTTAGAGAGATGAAGATGTCTTTCCCGTCAGATTTCTTGAGCAAAGCAGCACTGATTGATT CTGACTTTGATTCTAGTGAATTATTTGTGACAGTCATCGAATATTTTACCTcagtttcatttgaaaataactttaccaaaaaagaggaagaaaaagaaCTCGCAAGTAACATTTTTGGAATCAATGTTGAAGGACGAGAAGTCAAAGATTTGCCGACAACCTCTCCAATACAGTTCACCTTTCCTATTGAACAA GTGTTCGAAATCGAAAATGTTACCAGCAATAAAATATTAGTGTATACATGTTCGCATCATTGGGACTTTGATCTGAATGAAGGACATGGTGGCTGGTCATCAGAAGGATGCTTTACGACTTATGTCAAGTCTAACTCGGTTCAGTGCAATTGCTACCATCTTACCAATCTCTGTGTGCTTGTG CACGAATCGCATAGTAAACTCCTGACTTCCATCACCCAGGTTGGATGTTTGCTGTCGGTTGTGGGGCGCCCCACACTGTGGAAAGCGCTTGTCATAACCATATTGTTTTACATAATAATGAG AAAAATGCGAACAAAGCTACCCCAAAAGATTTTGCTGAACCTCTCTATTGCATTGTTGGGATTTTACTTGGCTTTCTGTTATGGCATTGAAAGGAGAGAAATGAAGAACAAACTTGTCGAAACTATCGTGTGTTTGTCGTCTGCTGCCGTCATACAGTATCTAGTGTTAGCTTCAATGGCCTGGACATGTGTGGAGGCTATGCACATGTATCTTCTCTTTGTGAAGGTATCCAAGACAACTGGATCTTATTTTCTCTGTAAAGCAGGGATATTTGCTTGGG GGTCACCTTTCATTATAGTTGTAGCGTCGCTTGCAATTTGGAAGGACGATTACATCGCCGAATCATa TTGTTTCTTGGATAGGGGTCCACCTCTGAGGTATGGTTTCGTCCCAGTCATATTTCTGATGTTCCTCTTCAATGGTGTCTGTAACGTCAGAATCTTCCAACGTTTGGTTTGCTCAAAGGAAATGGGATCTTCGAAAACTTCTTGGCGAGTTGCAGGGTTCAGGGTTATGAACTCTATCGCTATTTGGACCCTACTGGGAATGTCTTGGGGCTTCGGCTTTATGAGCTTGGCGTATTTTGAGATAAATGGATACGAAGGGGTCAGCATATTCGATGTATTGTTCAGCTTAACTCTGTCCCTTAAAGGCTTCGTGATTTTCCTTCTCTTCTGCGTCGGCAACAAAGAATTCCGCGAGATATGGAGGCGCACTTACCTGCGCGTTTGTCGCCATGGCAAGCAGACGGCCGAAATTACCTACCCACTGGGAGTCAATTATTTAGAAGAAAAAGCGACTCGTTTCGCTGGGCACAGTACTCAACCATCACAAGCCACATGTGCTACAGTTATTCATAACAGCGTGTGA
- the LOC139961925 gene encoding mu-type opioid receptor-like gives MEYSNSTENPPFRFDDPVQRSVLAVCVAVISVIGIPGNLLVVFAVCASRKLQTITNAFVVNLAISDLIACVFIIFHPVALLSVDFYLSKTFFCKIIGAITYITLEASTINLALIAVNRLILITRPRSTYDKGYCSRNVYVMIFLGWLYVIIVATLPSVLGFGVFGFSHRYGMCTVDSEHPRAFYNEVLRSILIQFPCLVVIIACYYLIYRFLQRKGIHQDIRKDSYRASRGDERKRISRQIMVVKITKNLFLVVCAYIVCIMPFAVACVTPESYVVIPWFACLVTFNSCVNPLIYGFNHPQFKEIFNLIFTCKCKQIPEPTTFIHAMTVRSEI, from the coding sequence ATGGAATATAGTAACAGCACAGAAAATCCACCCTTTCGCTTTGATGACCCTGTCCAACGATCCGTTCTGGCTGTCTGCGTTGCTGTGATAAGTGTCATAGGAATACCTGGCAATCTGCTCGTTGTCTTTGCTGTTTGCGCCTCACGAAAACTTCAGACAATCACCAACGCGTTCGTGGTCAACCTAGCTATTTCCGATCTCATTGCTTGCgtgtttataatatttcatcCAGTAGCGTTGCTAAGCGTTGATTTTTACCTTTCGAAGACTTTTTTTTGTAAGATTATTGGAGCAATAACTTATATAACATTAGAAGCTAGCACTATCAATTTGGCTTTGATTGCAGTCAATcgtttaattttgataactcGTCCGAGATCAACTTATGATAAAGGTTACTGTTCCCGAAACGTATACGTTATGATCTTCCTCGGTTGGCTGTATGTTATTATAGTCGCAACCTTACCATCGGTATTAGGTTTCGGTGTGTTCGGCTTTTCCCATCGTTACGGTATGTGTACGGTAGACTCGGAACATCCCAGAGCGTTCTACAATGAAGTGTTACGTAGTATACTGATACAGTTTCCCTGCTTGGTGGTCATTATCGCGTGTTACTATCTTATTTATCGATTTCTACAGAGGAAAGGGATACATCAGGATATACGAAAGGACAGTTATCGGGCATCTAGAGGTGATGAGAGAAAAAGGATTTCTCGGCAAATCATGGTGGTTAAAATTACCAAAAATCTCTTTCTAGTGGTTTGTGCCTACATTGTATGCATCATGCCTTTTGCAGTAGCTTGCGTCACTCCTGAGAGTTACGTTGTGATTCCTTGGTTTGCATGTCTAGTTACCTTTAATAGCTGCGTTAATCCACTGATCTACGGATTTAATCATCCGCAGTTTAAAGAAATCTTTAACTTAATATTTACATGCAAATGTAAGCAAATACCAGAACCGACTACCTTCATCCACGCCATGACCGTACGTAGCGAAATTTAA